From the genome of Malus sylvestris chromosome 6, drMalSylv7.2, whole genome shotgun sequence, one region includes:
- the LOC126627477 gene encoding thioredoxin-like 1-2, chloroplastic gives MANAFASQSGFCISSGLDEIAVGSKSPKGDFRVSPTSQFKDANSRAFPALSVDFLGKPLILSDRKGFENWRVTKPSNFSVHAQASVCVSRAMRWWEKTLHPNMVEIHSAQELVDSLKNAGDRLVVVDFYSPGCGGCRALHPKICQLAESNPNAIFLKVNYEEHKTMCHALNIHVLPFFRFYRGADGRVCSFSCTNATIKKFKDALAKHGGDRCNCGPAKGLDESEILKLASIGEILTTTSSPSMKEERLEDLVTKSGDFSGVWGNASHSIELEEESSMVKV, from the exons ATGGCCAATGCATTTGCATCACAGAGTGGTTTCTGCATTTCTTCTGGGTTGGATGAAATTGCAGTTGGCTCCAAATCCCCCAAAGGGGATTTTAGGGTTTCTCCTACCTCCCAATTTAAGGATGCAAATTCAAGAGCTTTTCCTGCATTGAGTGTTGATTTCCTGGGAAAACCCTTGATTCTCTCAGATCGTAAGGGTTTCGAGAATTGGAGGGTCACAAAACCTAGCAATTTCTCTGTGCAT GCACAAGCATCTGTGTGTGTAAGCAGAGCAATGAGATGGTGGGAGAAGACCCTTCACCCCAACATGGTGGAGATCCATTCTGCTCAAGAACTTGTTGATTCTTTGAAGAATGCTGGAGACAGATTGGTCGTGGTTGACTTTTACTCACCTGGTTGTGGAGGCTGCAGAGCTCTCCATCCCAAG ATCTGTCAGCTGGCTGAATCGAACCCGAATGCGATTTTCCTCAAAGTTAACTATGAAGAGCACAAGACTATGTGCCATGCTCTCAACATTCATGTGCTGCCGTTCTTTAGATTCTATAGAGGTGCAGATGGTCGTGTGTGTAGCTTTAGCTGCACCAATGCAACT ATTAAGAAATTCAAAGATGCATTGGCAAAACACGGGGGTGATCGTTGTAATTGTGGGCCGGCGAAAGGGTTAGATGAATCTGAGATACTAAAGTTAGCTTCAATAGGTGAAATATTAACAACAACATCATCGCCTTCCATGAAGGAAGAAAGATTGGAGGATCTGGTCACGAAAAGTGGAGATTTTTCGGGTGTTTGGGGCAATGCAAGCCATAGCATAGAACTTGAGGAAGAAAGTTCCATGGTGAAAGTTTAA
- the LOC126624967 gene encoding photosynthetic NDH subunit of subcomplex B 4, chloroplastic-like isoform X2, giving the protein MAKAIMGFTITTPHIHSSSLQTTKLDMSCSSTRLLRQSSSSELFSGCRQIVGKKSKRASFCRTNAFPDWPLMAVLVEHIEGQRDLITHKSIVHLSDENIKNVYTFYIMFTCWGCLFFGSMKDPYYDSETYRGDGGDGTGFWIYEKQEDIEESARAELWREELIEEIEQKVGSLRELEEAGKEELVK; this is encoded by the exons ATGGCAAAAGCTATCATGGGATTCACCATTACCACTCCACATATTCACAGCTCTTCTCTCCAAACAACAAAATTGGACATGAGTTGCTCATCAACCAGATTG CTTAGGCAGTCTTCAAGCTCTGAACTTTTCAGTGGGTGCAGGCAG ATCGTAGGGAAAAAAAGCAAAAGAGCCTCTTTCTGCAGAACAAATGCTTTCCCAGACTGGCCTCTAATGGCAGTTCTTGTGGAACACATAGAAGGCCAGAGAGACCTCATAACCCACAAATCTATCGTGCATCTCAGTGATGAAAACATAAAGAATGTCT atACTTTTTACATCATGTTCACTTGTTGGGGATGCTTGTTCTTTGGTTCCATGAAG GATCCATACTATGATTCAGAGACGTATAGAGGAGATGGAGGGGATGGCACTGGATTCTGGATTTATGAGAAG CAAGAAGACATAGAAGAATCAGCAAGAGCAGAGTTGTGGAGGGAGGAGCTGATTGAGGAGATAGAGCAGAAGGTTGGAAGTCTAAGAGAGTTGGAAGAGGCTGGCAAGGAGGAGCTTGTCAAGTGA
- the LOC126624967 gene encoding photosynthetic NDH subunit of subcomplex B 4, chloroplastic-like isoform X3 encodes MAKAIMGFTITTPHIHSSSLQTTKLDMSCSSTRLIVGKKSKRASFCRTNAFPDWPLMAVLVEHIEGQRDLITHKSIVHLSDENIKNVYTFYIMFTCWGCLFFGSMKDPYYDSETYRGDGGDGTGFWIYEKQEDIEESARAELWREELIEEIEQKVGSLRELEEAGKKEELVK; translated from the exons ATGGCAAAAGCTATCATGGGATTCACCATTACCACTCCACATATTCACAGCTCTTCTCTCCAAACAACAAAATTGGACATGAGTTGCTCATCAACCAGATTG ATCGTAGGGAAAAAAAGCAAAAGAGCCTCTTTCTGCAGAACAAATGCTTTCCCAGACTGGCCTCTAATGGCAGTTCTTGTGGAACACATAGAAGGCCAGAGAGACCTCATAACCCACAAATCTATCGTGCATCTCAGTGATGAAAACATAAAGAATGTCT atACTTTTTACATCATGTTCACTTGTTGGGGATGCTTGTTCTTTGGTTCCATGAAG GATCCATACTATGATTCAGAGACGTATAGAGGAGATGGAGGGGATGGCACTGGATTCTGGATTTATGAGAAG CAAGAAGACATAGAAGAATCAGCAAGAGCAGAGTTGTGGAGGGAGGAGCTGATTGAGGAGATAGAGCAGAAGGTTGGAAGTCTAAGAGAATTAGAAGAGGCTGGCAAGAAGGAGGAGCTTGTCAAGTGA
- the LOC126624967 gene encoding photosynthetic NDH subunit of subcomplex B 4, chloroplastic-like isoform X1, producing MAKAIMGFTITTPHIHSSSLQTTKLDMSCSSTRLLRQSSSSELFSGCRQIVGKKSKRASFCRTNAFPDWPLMAVLVEHIEGQRDLITHKSIVHLSDENIKNVYTFYIMFTCWGCLFFGSMKDPYYDSETYRGDGGDGTGFWIYEKQEDIEESARAELWREELIEEIEQKVGSLRELEEAGKKEELVK from the exons ATGGCAAAAGCTATCATGGGATTCACCATTACCACTCCACATATTCACAGCTCTTCTCTCCAAACAACAAAATTGGACATGAGTTGCTCATCAACCAGATTG CTTAGGCAGTCTTCAAGCTCTGAACTTTTCAGTGGGTGCAGGCAG ATCGTAGGGAAAAAAAGCAAAAGAGCCTCTTTCTGCAGAACAAATGCTTTCCCAGACTGGCCTCTAATGGCAGTTCTTGTGGAACACATAGAAGGCCAGAGAGACCTCATAACCCACAAATCTATCGTGCATCTCAGTGATGAAAACATAAAGAATGTCT atACTTTTTACATCATGTTCACTTGTTGGGGATGCTTGTTCTTTGGTTCCATGAAG GATCCATACTATGATTCAGAGACGTATAGAGGAGATGGAGGGGATGGCACTGGATTCTGGATTTATGAGAAG CAAGAAGACATAGAAGAATCAGCAAGAGCAGAGTTGTGGAGGGAGGAGCTGATTGAGGAGATAGAGCAGAAGGTTGGAAGTCTAAGAGAATTAGAAGAGGCTGGCAAGAAGGAGGAGCTTGTCAAGTGA
- the LOC126625297 gene encoding pentatricopeptide repeat-containing protein At4g21065-like, producing MHDAIFQKVHRFMSLFKQCTTTKHVKQIHGHIIHKGLDQNVFVLGKIVSFCAVLDRGDMDYAVSVFRSVESPDGFLWNTMIRGFGKTRKPERAFEFYKRMQENGKVADNFTLSFLLKVCGQLGSYVLGKQMHCAALKHGLESHVFVRNTLIHMYGMLKDDQTAFNLFDEMPRPDLVAWNTIIDSYVNCGKCKEALDLFLRMVNSGTEPDDATVVVTLSACSTLGALDFGRRVHSFINRLNLSSSVTVTNSLIDMYAKCGAFEEAYETFCKMKGKNIVSWNTMILGLATHGRADDALELFSKMLKEKLGMPDEVTFLGVLCACSHGGMVDEGRRYFDVMSKEYRIQPTMKHYGCMVDMLGRAGYVVEAYRLIKSMPMECNAVIWRTLLGACRLHGDIVLGEKVRGHLLELEPDHSSDYVLLSNMYASSGEWNEVIRVRKSMIDRGVQKPEPGNSLV from the coding sequence ATGCACGATGCCATATTTCAAAAGGTGCACAGGTTTATGTCCCTTTTCAAGCAATGCACCACCACGAAACATGTAAAGCAAATCCATGGCCACATAATCCACAAAGGGCTTGATCAAAACGtctttgttcttggcaagatcGTCTCTTTCTGCGCGGTTTTGGACCGCGGAGACATGGACTATGCCGTCTCTGTTTTCAGAAGCGTTGAAAGCCCGGATGGGTTTTTGTGGAACACAATGATCAGAGGGTTTGGGAAGACCAGGAAGCCTGAAAGGGCATTTGAGTTTTATAAGAGAATGCAGGAGAATGGAAAGGTGGCTGATAATTTCACACTTTCCTTCTTGCTCAAGGTTTGTGGGCAATTGGGTTCTTACGTTTTGGGGAAACAGATGCATTGTGCTGCTCTGAAGCATGGGTTGGAGTCTCATGTCTTTGTAAGGAACACTCTCATTCATATGTATGGGATGTTGAAGGATGACCAAACTGCGTTCAAtctgtttgatgaaatgcctcGACCAGATTTAGTGGCTTGGAATACTATCATTGATAGTTATGTCAATTGCGGAAAGTGTAAGGAAGCACTTGACTTGTTTTTACGGATGGTAAACAGTGGCACAGAACCTGATGACGCCACGGTGGTTGTGACCCTCTCGGCGTGCTCTACATTGGGTGCATTAGATTTTGGGAGGAGAGTTCATTCTTTTATTAATCGTTTGAATCTTAGCAGCAGTGTGACGGTGACTAATTCGCTTATCGACATGTACGCAAAGTGCGGAGCTTTTGAAGAAGCATATGAGACGTTTTGTAAGATGAAGGGGAAGAACATAGTGTCGTGGAACACGATGATTCTGGGGCTTGCAACGCATGGGCGTGCAGACGATGCATTGGAATTGTTCTCGAAGATGTTGAAGGAAAAGCTTGGGATGCCGGATGAAGTAACTTTCTTGGGAGTTTTGTGTGCTTGTAGCCATGGAGGGATGGTTGATGAAGGAAGAAGGTATTTTGATGTTATGAGCAAGGAGTATCGTATCCAACCAACCATGAAGCACTACGGATGCATGGTGGATATGTTGGGGCGAGCCGGGTACGTGGTGGAGGCTTACAGGTTGATAAAAAGCATGCCAATGGAGTGTAATGCCGTTATATGGAGGACATTGTTGGGAGCGTGTCGGCTGCACGGTGACATTGTGCTCGGAGAAAAGGTGAGGGGTCATCTTTTGGAGCTGGAACCAGATCACAGCAGCGACTACGTTCTTCTATCGAACATGTACGCAAGTTCGGGTGAATGGAACGAAGTTATACGAGTGAGAAAATCAATGATTGACAGGGGAGTTCAAAAACCAGAGCCTGGTAATAGCCTGGTTTAA